A window of Verrucomicrobiota bacterium JB022 contains these coding sequences:
- the rpsP gene encoding 30S ribosomal protein S16 has protein sequence MALKIRLQRGGATHNPHYRIVVAESSNRRDGRFVERIGSYDPRNGKPEQRELLNLERAEYWMSVGAQPSDTVRSIIKRARAAAKAAPAAAEAQA, from the coding sequence ATGGCACTGAAAATCCGTCTTCAACGTGGGGGCGCTACCCACAATCCTCACTACCGCATCGTCGTTGCCGAATCCTCGAACCGCCGCGACGGCCGTTTCGTGGAGCGTATTGGCTCCTACGACCCCCGCAATGGCAAGCCCGAGCAACGCGAGCTGCTCAACCTCGAGCGTGCGGAATACTGGATGAGCGTGGGCGCCCAGCCCTCCGACACCGTCCGCAGCATCATCAAGCGCGCCCGCGCCGCCGCCAAGGCTGCTCCGGCTGCTGCTGAAGCCCAGGCCTAA
- the rplS gene encoding 50S ribosomal protein L19: MNPIIDEITQEQLKPERDQFKVGDGVRVHQRIREGNKERVQVFAGVVIARKGHGIHETFTVRRASMGEGVEKVFPVHSPVIEKVEVDRESITMKARMYYLRGRIGKAANAVKEKRVYMATRGGAKHK; encoded by the coding sequence ATGAATCCCATCATCGACGAAATCACCCAGGAACAGCTCAAGCCCGAACGCGACCAGTTCAAGGTCGGCGATGGCGTTCGCGTGCACCAGCGCATCCGCGAAGGTAACAAGGAGCGCGTTCAGGTCTTTGCCGGCGTGGTGATCGCCCGCAAGGGTCATGGCATTCACGAGACGTTCACGGTCCGCCGCGCCAGCATGGGCGAAGGCGTCGAGAAGGTGTTCCCGGTGCACAGCCCGGTGATCGAGAAGGTCGAAGTCGACCGCGAGTCGATCACGATGAAGGCCCGGATGTACTACCTGCGTGGTCGTATCGGTAAGGCTGCCAACGCGGTCAAGGAAAAGCGCGTCTACATGGCTACCCGTGGCGGTGCCAAGCACAAGTAG
- the trmD gene encoding tRNA (guanosine(37)-N1)-methyltransferase TrmD, translating to MLTIDVLTLFPNMLNGFVSESMIGRAQKNGLIQVTAHQLRNWATDKWSITDDRPFGGGAGMLLKPEPLFAAIEELKKPQTVAVYLTPDGEPLSTPMVRELAQESHLLLVSGHYEGIDQRVRDCLIDREVSIGDYVLTNGTLPAAVMIDAVCRYVPGVLGEEKSLTQDSFSDRLLGFPQYTRPVDFRGMRVPEILLSGDHAKIEGWRQERRLEKTKQRRPDLLP from the coding sequence ATGCTCACGATTGATGTTTTGACGCTGTTCCCGAACATGCTCAACGGCTTTGTCTCCGAGAGCATGATCGGTCGTGCCCAAAAGAACGGGCTGATCCAGGTGACCGCGCACCAGTTGCGCAATTGGGCGACCGACAAGTGGAGCATTACCGACGACCGGCCTTTTGGGGGCGGTGCCGGGATGCTCCTCAAGCCCGAACCACTTTTTGCCGCAATCGAGGAGCTGAAGAAGCCCCAGACGGTCGCGGTTTATCTGACCCCCGACGGCGAGCCGCTTTCCACCCCGATGGTGCGCGAGCTGGCCCAGGAAAGCCACCTGCTGCTGGTCAGCGGCCACTACGAGGGCATCGACCAGCGCGTGCGCGATTGCCTGATCGACCGCGAAGTGAGCATTGGCGATTATGTGCTGACCAACGGCACTTTGCCGGCCGCAGTGATGATCGATGCAGTGTGTCGCTATGTGCCCGGTGTTTTGGGCGAAGAAAAATCCTTGACGCAGGATTCTTTCAGCGACAGGCTGCTCGGCTTTCCTCAATACACACGTCCTGTGGATTTTCGCGGGATGCGTGTGCCTGAGATTCTCCTTTCCGGAGACCATGCGAAAATCGAGGGCTGGCGTCAGGAGCGCCGGCTTGAGAAAACCAAACAGCGCCGACCCGACCTCCTGCCATAA